One window of the Granulicella arctica genome contains the following:
- the infB gene encoding translation initiation factor IF-2, whose protein sequence is MSKVRINDLARELEVKSRPILDALEAIGVSGKTHSSSIEDDQAERVREYFKNGSRGSGSTRQAVEQKPKFDLSNISKPGDAMKAILERRQAEASGVRAIPPPARLTVVAPPQSAPAVVAASVRPAVAVAPPVVVAATPPPPPAFRRIVPLPRQQANIVAPPPPPAIASRPPLGPVIAKPPVVVAPPVTAVAPPAVVAVAPRPVITPTVPPVVATPLAAVTLPSVVAEPVAPQAPVEISAAAETAEPVAPVVTPPAVPARRVIMPQTGPRPIYTAPPVAPGTPARSRPIFERPRPGQAPGTPGYRPGMPGAGPGAPGARRPMHPTRTFPGGPGAPGSVPGRPGFAPGAPRPAFGARPGFGAPRPGGAPGVMPGPGENPSGMRPAARPGQRRGGQRYEKSKEGPMKGFQPPPRYGGQQISREPLPITKTITVTEGISVKDLAEKLDVRGKDLIATLLMKGVFVTVNQSLEGELVKDVARQFGADAQIISVEEQLENEAIEGFLEDTTGMVEITRSPVVTVMGHVDHGKTSLLDAIRSTDVAAGEAGGITQHIGAYKVHVTKPDSPAFGREIVFLDTPGHEAFTRMRARGAKITDIVVIVVAADDGVMPQTLEAIDHAKAADVPIIVAINKIDKPGANADRIKQQLGERGLQLIGWGGDVEFVEVSAKQRLNLDKLEEMICLVADVHEKKAQPDRPAVGTVIEAKLDRGRGAVASVLVQNGTLKLGDSYIVGNTFGKIRAMFDDRGRPITEAGPSTPVEILGLEGMPDAGDTFLVMADRDKAKGIAQYRKMKEREAQLAKSSRVSLEGLAEQIKHAGMKDLNLILKGDVQGSVEVLADSLQRMSTEKVRVRVLHSGVGAITESDVLLASASNAVVIGFNVRPDRKSAEVAEREGVEIRLHSIIYELQDEITKAMYGLLEPVFKENYSGRAEVLQVFKITKVGQIAGCRVTDGLIKRDAQVRVLRDGVEVYKGKIASLKRVKDDVSEVRQGVECGIDLANFKDIKAGDVIESFTTEKLADELGENSILARKAEKVEKERLAAVAAAATANTVTA, encoded by the coding sequence ATGAGCAAAGTTCGCATTAATGATCTGGCACGAGAACTTGAAGTAAAGAGCAGGCCGATTCTGGACGCGCTCGAAGCAATCGGCGTGTCCGGAAAGACCCACTCCAGTTCCATTGAAGACGACCAGGCCGAGCGGGTCCGGGAGTATTTTAAGAACGGAAGTCGCGGCTCCGGATCGACCCGGCAGGCAGTAGAGCAAAAGCCCAAGTTCGACCTGTCCAACATCTCCAAGCCCGGTGATGCGATGAAGGCAATCCTCGAACGCCGTCAGGCCGAAGCTTCGGGTGTTCGCGCCATACCCCCCCCAGCTCGTCTAACCGTAGTGGCGCCTCCGCAGAGTGCGCCGGCCGTTGTTGCCGCGTCAGTCCGGCCCGCCGTCGCCGTGGCCCCGCCAGTCGTAGTCGCCGCAACACCGCCGCCACCGCCAGCATTTCGCCGCATTGTTCCTCTGCCGCGTCAGCAGGCGAACATCGTCGCTCCCCCACCTCCGCCGGCCATCGCAAGCCGGCCTCCCCTGGGTCCGGTCATTGCTAAGCCGCCCGTGGTCGTTGCGCCACCAGTAACCGCCGTTGCGCCGCCTGCCGTGGTAGCCGTCGCACCAAGGCCCGTTATCACTCCAACAGTCCCGCCGGTGGTCGCTACTCCATTAGCGGCTGTAACACTGCCCTCAGTAGTTGCTGAGCCCGTCGCACCACAGGCACCGGTCGAAATCTCTGCAGCTGCAGAAACAGCCGAGCCCGTAGCGCCAGTCGTTACACCCCCAGCGGTTCCGGCACGTCGCGTCATCATGCCGCAAACGGGACCGCGACCAATCTACACCGCTCCGCCGGTCGCTCCGGGAACTCCGGCACGCAGCCGTCCGATCTTCGAGCGTCCTCGTCCCGGTCAGGCCCCCGGTACCCCCGGCTACCGCCCCGGCATGCCCGGTGCCGGTCCCGGAGCACCCGGCGCACGTCGTCCGATGCACCCGACGCGCACCTTCCCCGGTGGCCCGGGAGCGCCCGGTAGTGTCCCCGGACGTCCTGGATTCGCACCCGGCGCGCCACGTCCAGCCTTTGGAGCACGTCCCGGCTTCGGCGCACCACGTCCAGGCGGCGCACCCGGTGTGATGCCGGGTCCAGGTGAAAATCCCAGCGGGATGCGTCCTGCGGCTCGCCCCGGTCAGCGTCGTGGAGGTCAGCGCTACGAGAAGTCGAAGGAAGGCCCGATGAAGGGCTTCCAGCCGCCACCACGTTACGGCGGCCAGCAGATCTCTCGCGAACCTCTGCCGATTACCAAGACCATCACCGTCACCGAGGGCATCAGCGTCAAGGATCTCGCCGAAAAGCTCGACGTTCGCGGCAAGGACCTCATCGCAACCCTCCTGATGAAGGGTGTCTTCGTCACCGTAAACCAGTCGCTCGAAGGCGAGTTGGTCAAGGATGTCGCTCGCCAGTTCGGTGCCGATGCCCAGATCATCTCGGTTGAAGAGCAGCTCGAGAATGAGGCCATCGAAGGCTTCCTCGAAGATACGACCGGCATGGTCGAGATCACACGTTCTCCCGTGGTCACCGTCATGGGTCACGTCGACCACGGTAAGACCTCCTTGCTCGATGCCATCCGTTCCACCGACGTAGCAGCCGGTGAAGCTGGCGGCATCACCCAGCACATCGGAGCCTACAAGGTTCACGTCACCAAGCCAGACTCTCCAGCCTTCGGTCGCGAGATTGTCTTCCTCGATACGCCTGGTCACGAGGCCTTCACCCGCATGCGTGCACGCGGTGCGAAGATCACGGACATCGTCGTCATCGTGGTTGCGGCAGACGACGGTGTCATGCCTCAGACCCTCGAAGCGATCGATCACGCCAAGGCGGCGGACGTGCCAATCATCGTGGCGATCAACAAGATCGACAAACCTGGCGCAAACGCAGATCGCATCAAGCAGCAGCTCGGCGAGCGTGGCCTTCAGCTCATTGGCTGGGGCGGCGATGTAGAGTTCGTCGAGGTCTCCGCGAAGCAGCGGCTCAACCTCGACAAGCTCGAAGAGATGATCTGCCTGGTTGCCGACGTTCACGAGAAGAAGGCTCAGCCAGATCGGCCTGCCGTCGGAACCGTTATTGAGGCCAAGCTGGATCGTGGTCGCGGCGCCGTCGCCAGCGTGCTTGTACAAAACGGAACCCTGAAGCTTGGCGACAGCTATATCGTCGGCAACACCTTCGGCAAGATCCGCGCCATGTTCGACGATCGTGGTCGGCCTATCACCGAAGCAGGTCCGTCTACCCCCGTTGAAATCCTTGGACTCGAAGGCATGCCGGATGCAGGTGACACGTTCCTCGTCATGGCAGACCGTGACAAGGCCAAGGGCATCGCTCAGTACCGCAAGATGAAGGAACGCGAGGCGCAGCTTGCCAAGAGCTCCCGCGTATCTCTGGAAGGCCTTGCCGAGCAGATCAAGCATGCCGGTATGAAGGATCTCAACCTTATCCTCAAGGGCGACGTGCAGGGTTCGGTCGAAGTACTGGCCGATTCGCTCCAGCGCATGTCAACCGAGAAGGTTCGGGTCCGCGTCCTGCACTCTGGCGTCGGCGCCATCACCGAGTCCGACGTGCTGCTGGCGTCCGCATCGAATGCAGTCGTCATCGGCTTCAACGTTCGTCCGGATCGCAAATCGGCCGAAGTTGCCGAGCGCGAAGGCGTCGAGATTCGTCTCCACTCCATCATCTACGAGCTGCAGGATGAGATCACGAAGGCGATGTACGGTCTGCTCGAGCCAGTATTCAAGGAGAACTACTCTGGCCGCGCGGAAGTCCTGCAAGTCTTCAAGATCACCAAGGTCGGACAGATTGCCGGTTGCCGCGTGACCGACGGCCTCATCAAGCGGGATGCGCAGGTGCGTGTTCTCCGCGATGGAGTCGAGGTCTACAAGGGTAAGATCGCTTCGCTCAAGCGCGTCAAGGATGATGTCTCCGAGGTCCGTCAAGGTGTTGAGTGCGGTATCGATCTCGCCAATTTCAAGGACATCAAAGCTGGCGACGTCATCGAATCCTTCACCACGGAGAAGTTGGCCGACGAGCTTGGAGAAAACTCCATCCTCGCCCGGAAGGCTGAAAAGGTCGAGAAAGAGCGATTGGCCGCAGTTGCAGCCGCTGCGACAGCCAATACTGTCACCGCGTAA
- the nusA gene encoding transcription termination factor NusA codes for MASVLYQSIEMLSRDKGIEPEIVVGAVEDAIALATRKYYKTQENMRAEMDRETGEIRAYVYKTVVETPELVEDEINQISLEKARELAPEVEVGGELRFYKDTTPLGRIAAQMAKQVIFQKVREAERDTVFNEYNHRAGEVLTATVKRLEPMDVIFDLGKAEARMPKREQSRLEQFSVGERVRVVLLRVDRAAKGPQVIVSRAAPALVQSLFQSEVPEIYDGTVSIRAIAREAGERTKIAVMSRDKDVDPVGACVGMKGMRVQSIIRELRGEKIDIIEFSEEITTFAEKALQPAKVSRVSIVDLAEKQIEVIVDDTQLSLAIGKKGQNVRLAAKLLQWKIDIKSEEEKRQEVEQQMQAMSGGPTTPVEQISALGEQILEKLIAAGITTVEELADMTPEQLEEVPGIGEKTVEKISNAVREYFEQGAEQATRENSAATEDAEIAVSTEEGSMEKSSYVKTPEEILAEEAGTGEAEEIDDLSTEDLADAEDQDSESDAFSDADAREEAIELDNDTVDSLVNEAQEISDEGIDTDGHDRG; via the coding sequence ATGGCAAGTGTTCTGTACCAATCGATTGAGATGTTGAGCCGCGATAAGGGCATCGAGCCCGAGATCGTGGTGGGTGCTGTCGAAGACGCGATTGCGCTGGCGACCCGCAAGTACTACAAAACACAAGAGAACATGCGCGCCGAGATGGATCGCGAGACCGGCGAGATCCGCGCCTATGTCTACAAAACTGTTGTGGAGACTCCAGAGCTCGTTGAAGACGAAATCAACCAGATCTCACTCGAAAAGGCACGCGAACTTGCCCCTGAGGTCGAGGTTGGGGGCGAGCTTCGCTTCTATAAAGACACCACCCCTCTCGGCCGTATCGCCGCCCAGATGGCAAAGCAGGTCATCTTCCAGAAGGTTCGCGAAGCCGAGCGCGACACAGTTTTCAACGAGTACAACCACCGTGCAGGTGAGGTACTCACCGCCACGGTCAAGCGCCTCGAACCCATGGATGTGATCTTTGACCTTGGCAAAGCCGAGGCCCGGATGCCCAAGCGTGAGCAGTCGCGCCTCGAACAGTTCTCGGTCGGAGAGCGTGTTCGTGTTGTCCTCCTTCGCGTGGATCGCGCCGCAAAGGGGCCGCAAGTGATCGTCTCCCGCGCCGCGCCTGCCCTCGTGCAGAGCCTGTTCCAGAGCGAAGTTCCCGAGATCTACGACGGCACCGTCAGCATCCGTGCCATCGCCCGTGAGGCAGGCGAACGGACGAAGATTGCCGTCATGAGCCGCGACAAGGATGTCGATCCGGTGGGTGCCTGCGTCGGTATGAAGGGAATGCGAGTCCAATCGATCATTCGCGAGCTCCGCGGCGAGAAGATCGACATCATCGAATTCTCGGAAGAGATCACCACCTTTGCCGAGAAGGCCCTGCAGCCCGCGAAGGTCAGCCGCGTCTCCATCGTCGATCTCGCCGAGAAGCAGATCGAAGTCATCGTAGACGACACACAGCTTTCGCTCGCCATCGGTAAAAAGGGTCAGAACGTGCGACTTGCAGCGAAGTTGCTGCAATGGAAGATCGACATCAAGAGTGAAGAGGAGAAGCGCCAGGAGGTCGAGCAGCAGATGCAGGCCATGTCTGGCGGACCGACAACTCCCGTCGAACAGATCAGCGCACTGGGCGAGCAGATTCTTGAGAAGCTCATCGCCGCCGGTATCACTACCGTCGAAGAACTCGCCGACATGACTCCGGAACAGTTGGAAGAGGTTCCTGGCATTGGCGAGAAGACGGTCGAGAAGATTTCGAATGCAGTCCGTGAATACTTTGAGCAGGGTGCGGAGCAAGCAACCAGAGAGAACTCCGCAGCAACTGAGGACGCTGAAATAGCAGTTTCAACCGAGGAGGGTTCCATGGAGAAGAGTTCATACGTGAAAACGCCGGAAGAGATTCTGGCTGAAGAGGCCGGCACCGGCGAAGCAGAGGAGATCGACGATCTTTCTACGGAAGACCTTGCCGATGCAGAAGATCAAGATTCTGAAAGCGATGCGTTCAGTGATGCAGATGCACGTGAAGAAGCAATTGAACTGGACAACGACACTGTAGATTCTCTGGTAAATGAAGCACAAGAGATCTCCGATGAGGGGATCGACACCGACGGACATGATCGTGGTTAG
- a CDS encoding ribosome maturation factor RimP: protein MALQIEEIRAMAVRVAASHHLELVELEFQGGVKFRTLRVFLEKDAEERAKLAALVENGEEIDLPRGVPVEMLSGVTHEDCANFARDFGTMLDVEDLIPGAEYTLEVSSPGLERKLSKAEDFTRFQGSLIKLQTFTAINNNRQWQGRLTAFADDILTLDLAAIKQKGNAKKATTEQVVTIPLANVEKANLIAEI, encoded by the coding sequence ATGGCGCTTCAAATCGAAGAAATTCGGGCAATGGCGGTTCGAGTCGCCGCTTCGCACCACTTGGAACTTGTGGAACTCGAGTTTCAGGGAGGCGTGAAATTTCGTACGCTCCGAGTTTTTCTCGAAAAGGACGCCGAGGAACGCGCAAAGCTGGCCGCGTTGGTAGAAAACGGAGAAGAGATCGATCTTCCCAGGGGAGTTCCGGTCGAGATGCTTTCAGGTGTGACGCATGAAGATTGCGCCAATTTTGCCCGCGATTTTGGAACAATGCTGGATGTAGAAGACCTAATACCAGGAGCCGAATACACCCTCGAGGTCTCCTCCCCCGGTCTTGAGCGAAAGCTCTCGAAGGCAGAGGACTTCACCCGGTTTCAAGGCAGTCTCATCAAGCTGCAGACATTCACGGCGATCAATAACAATCGCCAATGGCAAGGCAGATTGACCGCCTTCGCCGACGATATTTTGACCCTCGACCTGGCGGCAATCAAGCAAAAGGGCAACGCCAAGAAGGCGACCACGGAACAGGTTGTGACCATTCCGCTGGCAAACGTCGAGAAGGCGAACCTGATCGCCGAAATCTAG
- the guaB gene encoding IMP dehydrogenase produces the protein MINLPLLEALTFDDVLLVPAYSDVVPTQVSTQTQLTRSITLNTPLMSAAMDTVTESRLAIAMAQQGGLGVVHRNLTIEQQAGEIDKVKRSESGMIVDPVTISPEQPISDALEVMRRYKISGVPVTKNKKLVGILTNRDLRFVSRTDLSIDSVMTKEKLITVPVGTTLEEAEHILHQHRVEKLLVVNDEYELKGLITVKDIQKKLKYPNASKDSQGRLRVAAAIGATGDFLERAAELVANRVDALAIDSAHGHSSRVLEAVALVKKHFPNVDLLAGNVATYEGTLALMDAGADAVKVGIGPGSICTTRMVTGAGMPQITAISEAYRAASERGIPIIADGGIKYSGDVTKAIAAGANVVMMGSLFAGVDESPGETILYQGRSFKAYRGMGSLSAMAQGSGERYFQGKEDMTEFSSGERPSLTAREGSSQNRLSKFVPEGIEGRVPHRGPLEAMVYQLVGGLRSGMGYLGCETIADLQTKSRFIRISNAGLRESHVHDVIITREAPNYHVE, from the coding sequence ATGATCAATCTCCCGCTGCTCGAAGCACTGACCTTTGACGATGTTCTTCTCGTTCCCGCATACAGCGACGTCGTTCCAACCCAGGTCAGTACCCAGACGCAACTGACCCGCAGCATCACGCTCAACACTCCACTTATGTCGGCAGCCATGGATACGGTGACGGAGTCGCGTCTGGCGATCGCCATGGCCCAGCAGGGAGGCCTTGGGGTGGTTCACCGAAATCTGACCATCGAGCAGCAGGCCGGCGAGATCGACAAGGTCAAGCGTTCCGAGTCGGGCATGATCGTTGACCCTGTGACGATCTCTCCTGAGCAGCCGATTTCGGATGCCCTCGAGGTGATGCGGCGCTACAAGATCTCGGGCGTTCCGGTGACCAAGAATAAGAAGCTCGTCGGCATTCTCACGAATCGCGATCTTCGTTTCGTCTCCAGAACCGACCTGTCGATCGACTCCGTCATGACGAAGGAGAAGCTGATTACGGTGCCTGTTGGCACGACGCTTGAAGAAGCGGAGCATATCCTTCATCAGCACAGGGTCGAAAAGCTTCTCGTCGTCAATGATGAGTACGAGCTAAAAGGCCTGATTACGGTTAAGGATATTCAGAAGAAGCTCAAATATCCGAATGCTTCCAAGGACAGCCAGGGCCGACTGCGTGTCGCCGCGGCAATTGGGGCTACGGGCGACTTTCTAGAGCGTGCCGCTGAACTGGTAGCAAATCGGGTAGATGCGCTCGCGATTGACTCAGCCCATGGCCATTCCTCGCGTGTTCTCGAGGCAGTCGCGCTGGTCAAAAAGCACTTCCCGAATGTCGATCTGCTTGCTGGAAATGTCGCCACCTATGAGGGTACGCTGGCGTTGATGGATGCTGGTGCGGATGCAGTTAAGGTAGGAATTGGACCAGGCTCGATCTGCACGACGCGCATGGTGACTGGTGCCGGCATGCCGCAGATTACGGCGATTTCGGAGGCGTATCGTGCGGCAAGTGAGCGCGGAATTCCGATCATTGCGGACGGCGGCATCAAGTATTCCGGTGACGTCACGAAGGCGATTGCGGCTGGAGCGAACGTTGTAATGATGGGCTCGCTCTTTGCTGGAGTGGACGAAAGTCCTGGCGAGACGATTCTCTATCAGGGGCGCTCGTTCAAGGCGTACCGCGGGATGGGTTCGCTGTCGGCGATGGCGCAGGGTTCAGGTGAGCGATACTTCCAAGGAAAAGAGGATATGACGGAGTTCTCGAGCGGAGAACGACCGTCGCTTACCGCGCGGGAGGGTAGCAGCCAGAATCGTCTGTCGAAGTTCGTACCCGAGGGAATCGAAGGTCGTGTACCGCATCGCGGACCGCTTGAGGCGATGGTCTACCAGCTTGTTGGTGGATTGCGGTCAGGTATGGGATACCTCGGATGCGAGACGATTGCGGACCTGCAGACGAAGTCCCGATTTATCCGCATCTCAAACGCCGGGCTACGCGAAAGCCATGTCCACGATGTCATCATTACCCGCGAGGCGCCAAACTACCATGTTGAGTAG
- a CDS encoding GNAT family N-acetyltransferase, translating to MTVATQLEILDLRHFSARQLRPLLEHEARTWKQRLRWDYQSSTELLLQYLDSRVLPGFVALDRGRICGFTFCVYEGHKAVIGDAYAMADDPAASLAIAKTLLHHLLEMLQHSPDIDRIESQLLLYDTSVMDDVFREAGFALFPRRFVELDLQKDGGVTSAPQKTPADIKLTGWAGDDYHSSAELIFHAYAGHVDAQVNDQYRSLHGSLRFLHNIVRFPGCGVFDAGNSWVLRRRDTGALVAIVLCSNVGEQVAHITQLCVAPAYRGQGLGKLLMRHCVAKLREAGFQAITLTVTEMNLPAMKLYSELGFVTRHSFEALVYSVSKS from the coding sequence ATGACGGTCGCAACCCAACTCGAAATCTTAGACCTGCGTCATTTTTCGGCACGGCAGCTACGCCCACTGCTTGAGCATGAGGCACGTACCTGGAAGCAGCGACTTCGGTGGGACTATCAAAGCTCCACAGAACTCCTATTGCAATATCTTGACTCCCGTGTGCTGCCGGGTTTTGTCGCATTGGATCGAGGACGCATCTGTGGCTTTACCTTTTGCGTCTACGAAGGGCACAAAGCTGTAATCGGGGACGCCTACGCTATGGCAGATGACCCGGCAGCTTCCCTGGCGATCGCCAAGACACTTCTCCATCACCTGCTGGAGATGCTCCAGCACTCTCCCGATATCGACCGCATCGAGTCGCAACTTCTGCTCTACGACACCAGCGTGATGGACGACGTCTTTCGAGAGGCAGGGTTCGCATTGTTCCCCCGCAGATTTGTGGAACTCGATCTGCAAAAAGATGGTGGGGTGACCTCTGCACCACAGAAGACTCCTGCCGATATCAAGCTGACCGGCTGGGCTGGCGACGACTACCACTCATCCGCCGAACTCATCTTTCATGCCTACGCAGGTCACGTTGACGCGCAAGTAAACGACCAGTACCGTTCGCTTCACGGCTCCCTGCGCTTCCTGCACAATATCGTTCGTTTCCCAGGATGCGGCGTCTTCGATGCCGGCAACTCATGGGTGCTAAGGCGGCGAGACACGGGCGCCCTCGTAGCCATCGTCCTCTGCTCAAACGTCGGGGAGCAGGTGGCTCACATCACGCAACTTTGCGTAGCACCTGCATATCGTGGGCAGGGCCTCGGCAAGCTACTGATGCGCCACTGCGTCGCTAAGCTGCGCGAAGCTGGCTTTCAAGCAATCACGCTCACCGTTACCGAAATGAATCTACCCGCGATGAAGCTCTACAGCGAGTTAGGATTCGTGACGCGCCACAGCTTTGAGGCCCTGGTCTACAGCGTGTCGAAGAGCTGA
- a CDS encoding ArnT family glycosyltransferase: protein MTVTENPPPADLGEPNDRSKPSLVHRLLAATAPRELAILFIVTLFLLLYGLIPIFGGDQLGLVGADEPRYAQVAREMLEAHSNACHEVHAKVMPHSLRAIDIENSFHCLVGGTVTPILYGRPWLEKPALYYWRAMSFFKEFGISDWSARLPSSSGAFFLILLVFLHLRRFRPGGHLDAALITASCLGMVSFSRGASTDMQLAAPFCIGMLGWYAWYETGKKFWLFDLYFFGAAATLAKGPVAPFLALAIIFVFVALRREWSVLRRTIWIPGLILYFAMVLPWYIAVQKRNPTFYRAFFLEHNLERFATNRFQHHQPFWYYFAVLLIALMPWTVLSMRALIDAVQVSVAEWKARHKPQRYLGHVRAGDAFPEFLVLWTLFPILFFSFSGSKLPGYILPSIPPLTILTGDYLNRLRRTGLPRWLLWSHAVLCALLVFVLVLAPQHMKYDTLVPSARWLAIAAVSAVAMGAIVMLIIRRGGIAQVRNATLLPIVATLIFLLGFHGKDLDLSYSARPLAVKIKAQAPELHVLAVEGVKRDMVYGLAFYRNESLVHYSTDGVPNEEHLLVIPANDSADLQQWLNGRIYEPLFLYDPQGLEVYRVFAR, encoded by the coding sequence GTGACTGTGACTGAAAATCCGCCTCCCGCCGACTTAGGCGAACCGAATGATCGCAGTAAACCGTCTCTGGTACACCGGCTTCTTGCGGCTACCGCGCCCAGGGAACTTGCAATTCTTTTTATTGTCACGCTCTTCCTGCTCCTCTACGGTCTCATCCCGATCTTTGGCGGAGACCAGCTTGGCTTGGTAGGTGCGGATGAACCTCGCTACGCCCAGGTCGCGCGGGAGATGCTCGAAGCCCACTCAAACGCCTGTCACGAGGTACACGCGAAGGTCATGCCGCATAGTCTGCGGGCCATTGACATCGAGAACTCGTTCCATTGCCTGGTCGGTGGCACCGTCACGCCCATCCTGTACGGGCGACCGTGGCTTGAGAAGCCAGCCCTTTACTACTGGCGTGCAATGAGCTTCTTCAAAGAGTTTGGTATCTCCGACTGGTCTGCCCGGCTTCCCTCGTCCTCCGGCGCCTTTTTTCTCATCCTGCTGGTCTTCCTCCACCTTCGCCGCTTTCGCCCGGGTGGTCACCTCGATGCCGCCCTCATCACTGCCTCCTGCCTTGGCATGGTCAGCTTCTCACGTGGTGCTTCAACCGACATGCAGCTTGCTGCACCCTTCTGTATCGGCATGCTGGGTTGGTATGCGTGGTATGAGACAGGTAAGAAGTTCTGGCTCTTTGATCTCTACTTCTTTGGCGCAGCCGCCACCCTGGCCAAAGGTCCCGTAGCTCCGTTCCTTGCTTTGGCCATCATCTTCGTCTTCGTAGCTCTACGGAGAGAATGGTCCGTGCTGAGGCGGACCATCTGGATCCCTGGTCTGATCCTGTACTTCGCCATGGTTCTCCCCTGGTACATCGCCGTCCAGAAGCGAAACCCTACCTTCTATAGAGCCTTCTTCCTCGAGCATAACCTCGAGCGATTTGCGACAAATCGGTTCCAACACCATCAGCCATTCTGGTACTACTTCGCCGTTCTGTTGATCGCGCTGATGCCGTGGACGGTGCTCTCCATGCGTGCGCTCATCGATGCTGTCCAGGTTTCGGTCGCTGAGTGGAAGGCCCGGCACAAGCCTCAGCGCTATCTGGGCCACGTACGCGCTGGCGATGCTTTTCCTGAATTTCTGGTTCTCTGGACGCTCTTTCCCATTCTTTTCTTCTCCTTCTCAGGCTCGAAGCTGCCAGGTTACATCCTTCCCTCGATCCCTCCGTTGACCATCCTGACTGGCGACTACCTCAACCGTCTGCGACGCACCGGTCTCCCCCGGTGGCTGCTCTGGTCGCACGCTGTATTGTGTGCGCTGCTGGTCTTCGTGCTGGTTCTCGCTCCGCAACACATGAAGTATGACACCCTCGTGCCCTCCGCCCGCTGGCTCGCGATTGCGGCCGTCTCAGCGGTTGCGATGGGTGCAATCGTTATGCTGATCATTCGCCGTGGCGGCATCGCGCAGGTTCGGAATGCAACCCTCCTGCCAATCGTCGCGACGCTCATCTTCCTGCTCGGCTTCCACGGCAAGGACCTCGACCTCAGCTACTCTGCTCGCCCATTGGCCGTAAAGATCAAGGCGCAGGCTCCCGAACTGCACGTCCTTGCCGTCGAAGGCGTAAAACGTGACATGGTCTACGGGCTGGCCTTTTACCGTAACGAATCTCTTGTCCACTACAGCACCGATGGTGTGCCCAATGAGGAGCATCTCCTCGTCATTCCCGCCAACGACTCAGCCGACCTGCAGCAATGGCTCAATGGCCGAATCTACGAGCCCCTCTTCCTCTACGATCCGCAAGGGCTCGAGGTCTATCGAGTCTTCGCCCGGTAG
- a CDS encoding DHH family phosphoesterase, with protein MTHEENIVALLQVLQAHHHVIVTAHARPDGDAVGSALALAEILDQMGHDVEIVFADPVPEIYATLPNVGRIRRATRVGGKEGAVVILECDSIERTGLLDLGSRFVINIDHHASGRPYGAFNWIDENACAVAVLVYRIAEATKVDLTPSMATCLYTAVMSDTGSFTYPGTSAETFELAHTLAVKGASPSQIARDVLFTSPLSKVKLLGAALSNLECDGQIAWSWVTQQDLHRAGATPEDCEGVVNHLISIAGVESAVFLRELPSDNQFRLSIRSKGRVNVAHAAESFGGGGHRTASGCTIDGPLSSATGRILKQLRDEPC; from the coding sequence ATGACCCACGAAGAAAATATCGTCGCCTTGCTGCAGGTTCTGCAAGCGCACCACCATGTGATCGTCACAGCTCACGCCCGGCCGGATGGCGACGCAGTTGGCTCGGCGCTCGCCCTGGCTGAAATCCTCGATCAGATGGGCCACGATGTAGAGATCGTCTTCGCCGACCCGGTTCCGGAGATCTATGCGACGCTCCCCAATGTGGGGCGAATCCGGCGAGCTACCCGCGTCGGAGGCAAGGAAGGCGCTGTCGTCATTCTGGAGTGTGACAGCATCGAGCGCACCGGTTTACTGGACCTGGGCAGCAGATTTGTCATCAACATCGACCATCATGCGAGCGGCCGACCTTACGGTGCCTTTAACTGGATTGATGAGAACGCATGTGCCGTCGCAGTGTTGGTCTACCGCATCGCGGAGGCCACGAAAGTTGACCTCACCCCATCCATGGCGACCTGTCTTTATACAGCCGTCATGTCCGATACCGGGTCGTTTACCTATCCAGGCACCTCGGCGGAGACCTTCGAACTTGCTCATACCCTTGCTGTCAAAGGTGCAAGCCCAAGCCAGATCGCCCGTGACGTCCTCTTCACCTCGCCCTTGAGCAAGGTCAAACTTCTAGGCGCAGCACTCTCCAATCTGGAATGTGACGGTCAGATAGCATGGAGTTGGGTCACGCAGCAGGACCTGCATCGCGCAGGCGCTACCCCGGAGGACTGCGAAGGTGTCGTAAACCACCTGATTAGCATCGCAGGGGTCGAGTCTGCTGTGTTCCTGCGCGAACTGCCATCTGACAACCAGTTTCGCCTCAGCATTCGCAGCAAGGGCCGAGTAAACGTAGCGCACGCAGCTGAAAGCTTCGGTGGCGGCGGTCATCGAACTGCCAGCGGCTGCACCATCGACGGTCCACTGTCCTCCGCAACCGGACGTATTTTGAAACAGCTCCGGGATGAACCCTGTTAG